The following are encoded in a window of Rosa chinensis cultivar Old Blush chromosome 4, RchiOBHm-V2, whole genome shotgun sequence genomic DNA:
- the LOC112198858 gene encoding uncharacterized protein LOC112198858 — translation MNWQSIPATSIQEWLIAVASQVNKEVMNKVIMLMWGIWKNRNAQVWDQKSKHASEAYLFTMGWYEDFKKSTARPPQQSREPIRWQPPTERVLKMNCDGAYQAASRHGGVGCVLQNSDGIFLACQVRPYAFLMFPFHAELAALKDGIIMAQTMQHSEVIFESDCALLVQAIQMVSHDLSTMNVLIEEVRSLLRDNPGFSIIHVKREANKIAHLLASHAIRNNVSQLWLVTAPEFMRDDIRNNVIVI, via the coding sequence ATGAATTGGCAGAGTATCCCAGCTACATCTATCCAAGAATGGCTTATAGCGGTCGCTTCACAGGTTAACAAGGAGGTTATGAACAAGGTGATCATGCTTATGTGGGGCATTTGGAAGAATAGAAATGCGCAGGTCTGGGACCAAAAAAGCAAGCATGCTTCCGAGGCTTATCTATTTACGATGGGGTGGTATGAGGATTTCAAGAAAAGTACTGCAAGGCCTCCACAACAATCTAGGGAGCCTATTCGATGGCAACCACCTACAGAGAGAGTCTTAAAGATGAATTGTGACGGTGCATATCAGGCCGCTTCAAGACACGGTGGCGTAGGGTGCGTGTTGCAGAATAGTGATGGCATCTTCCTTGCTTGTCAAGTGCGCCCATATGCCTTCCTTATGTTCCCCTTTCATGCTGAACTTGCAGCGCTCAAAGATGGGATAATCATGGCTCAAACCATGCAGCACTCCGAGGTAATCTTTGAAAGTGATTGTGCTTTGTTGGTCCAAGCCATCCAGATGGTTTCACATGATCTCTCTACTATGAATGTTTTGATTGAAGAGGTTAGATCTTTATTACGAGATAATCCTGGATTTAGCATTATACATGTCAAAAGAGAAGCTAACAAGATTGCACATCTGTTGGCTTCTCATGCTATTAGGAATAATGTAAGCCAACTTTGGTTGGTAACAGCTCCCGAATTTATGAGGGATGACATTCGAAACAATGTAATCGTTATCTGA
- the LOC112198007 gene encoding disease resistance protein At4g27190, with amino-acid sequence MWFLAAITGVVGKIAEFTVPPVIRQVGYVIHYNKNLKKLESRVDDLGEARERMKHAVETEKRKGREIEAGVQNWLTKVDEMIEKANNFLKDGQHAETRCLHGFCPNLKHRHHRSRKSTKLVKEVAELCGKKDFGDIAYDVEPEEVCSTPAKDYQVFDSTTSVAKEIMNELRQSDTDIIGVYGIGGVGKTTLATEVYRQATEDKTLFDDVVIVQDVKNIPDLHGIQKRIAEKLGMDFLGDETTDKRASRLFSRIKKNKVLVILDDIHAKIDLEIVGVPRVSNCKVLLTSRTREVLSGEMHTQKEFQLDLLDAKENWSLFEKMAGDVVQNPAIREVAIEVAQKCGGLPLLVVTVARALKDRSALYAWKDAVRRLKIFDKEGFTEKSYLALEWSYEQLDDKELKPLCLLSGIMRDYSMNLLDLLKYSMGLGLIKNVDTMEEAQNALHSLVEKLKDSCLLLEDSDNNKYFRMHDLVHEVVNQIALREQHVFKVTIGDEFKEWPAKDFCKKSTMIILDNYSIPHLPEGLEYPELEMITFCSSDFDHCLEIPRNFFEGMKKLKVLDFTNLSIPTLPPSLQFLKSLRTLCLDACTLGDLALVGELRNLEMLSFLKSKFRKLPEEIGQLTRLRLLDLNGCSQLEVISPNVISNLKRLENLRMGDSFNRWEGEEVISSERRNAHLEELKHLPQLTALQIHISDANIVPADLFTTSELKRFQICIGSAWKWDNVDEALNVLKLRLTASNELDQGLRMLLKRTEDLYLEGTEAVNNSIVYQIGVEGFQKLKHLHLQTTAEFTYIINGKVRYPNLTWLGVNELNGLTFLLSSSMARSLAQLKRLHVSGCQIMEEIVSIEESDEEIVDNFFCQLQILELKDLPNLTKFCSRNHIELSNPSSGIQHFLFDNKVEFPNLKKLSIDGLANLTTIWNNQFSLESSKNLEIIEIVSCDSLKSIFPVLVARNLQQLKRLTVKSCGAQEIVAKEESLQTTPKFVFPKVTEVIFSDMSQLKNFYPGMHVSGWPSLNKLRVVECAKVNVFAEEISSFQEHNEPERLSVLISQSLFLIDKDSFPNLEWLFVRAMEPLPAAAAQLFSKLKHLEVCCPESKSVVFLHKSLDSEGNSNSSAVGIGTQQLPHLKELWLLRMEKLTNLGQDDEEDNLQSAPRIPNFPNLEILYVNGCDSLRNLRSSAISFNTLTTLQVSVCKGLKYLITYSMAKSLTQLTELEVVECKRLVYIVASNEDDDSLGNYEITFRRLKHMKLSSLPRMQGFCSRNCIAKFPSLKTSSMSNRLKLKIFEAHNQTLQLTDEEADTDVDYFEASLIAEDKRNSASTD; translated from the exons ATGTGGTTTCTTGCTGCAATTACTGGAGTTGTTGGAAAGATTGCTGAGTTCACAGTTCCACCAGTTATACGCCAAGTGGGTTATGTAATCCACTACAACAAGAACCTCAAAAAACTAGAGAGTCGAGTAGATGACTTGGGTGAGGCCAGAGAAAGAATGAAGCATGCTGTTgaaacagagaaaagaaaaggtagaGAAATTGAAGCAGGTGTCCAGAACTGGCTGACTAAAGTGGATGAGATGATtgaaaaagcaaacaatttcttGAAAGATGGACAGCATGCAGAGACTAGATGTCTCCATGGCTTTTGTCCTAATCTAAAGCATCGCCATCATCGCAGCAGGAAATCAACAAAATTGGTTAAAGAAGTTGCTGAGCTCTGTGGGAAAAAGGATTTTGGCGATATTGCATACGATGTCGAACCAGAGGAGGTGTGCAGCACACCTGCTAAAGATTACCAGGTCTTTGATTCAACGACTTCGGTTGCGAAGGAAATCATGAATGAACTGAGACAATCTGATACCGACATAATTGGGGTGTACGGTATTGGGGGTGTGGGGAAGACAACGCTTGCTACAGAAGTTTATCGGCAAGCCACAGAAGATAAAACTTTATTTGATGATGTTGTTATAGTACAAGATGTGAAAAACATTCCAGATTTGCATGGAATTCAAAAAAGAATTGCTGAAAAGTTGGGAATGGACTTTCTCGGAGATGAGACTACAGACAAAAGAGCTAGTCGTCTTTTTAGTAggataaaaaagaataaagttcTGGTAATTTTGGATGACATACATGCAAAAATAGATTTGGAGATTGTGGGAGTTCCACGTGTGTCGAATTGTAAAGTATTGTTGACATCTAGAACTAGAGAAGTATTATCGGGTGAGATGCATACACAAAAGGAGTTTCAACTTGACCTTTTAGATGCAAAAGAAAACTGGAGTTTATTTGAGAAGATGGCAGGTGATGTTGTTCAAAATCCTGCCATACGAGAAGTAGCAATAGAAGTAGCCCAAAAGTGCGGAGGCTTGCCGCTTTTAGTGGTAACAGTTGCAAGGGCCCTGAAGGATAGAAGTGCATTATATGCTTGGAAAGATGCCGTGCGACGCCTAAAAATATTTGATAAAGAAGGATTCACGGAAAAATCATACTTGGCTCTGGAGTGGAGTTACGAGCAATTGGATGATAAGGAACTTAAGCCATTGTGCTTGCTATCTGGAATTATGAGGGATTACTCTATGAATCTTCTTGACTTGCTGAAATACAGTATGGGCTTAGGTTTGATTAAAAACGTGGATACGATGGAAGAAGCACAGAATGCACTACATTCACTGGTTGAAAAACTTAAAGATTCTTGTCTATTGCTAGAAGACAGTGataataataaatattttaGAATGCATGATCTTGTTCATGAAGTTGTAAACCAGATTGCCTTGAGAGAGCAACATGTCTTCAAAGTTACTATTGGAGATGAGTTCAAAGAATGGCCAGCTAAGGACTTTTGTAAAAAGAGCACTATGATCATTCTTGATAACTACAGTATTCCCCATCTTCCTGAAGGTTTGGAATACCCAGAACTGGAAATGATTACCTTTTGTAGTAGCGATTTTGATCACTGCTTGGAAATTCCCAGAAACTTTTTTGAAGGGATGAAGAAACTCAAAGTGTTGGACTTCACTAATTTGAGTATCCCAACGCTACCTCCATCTCTCCAATTCCTAAAAAGTCTTCGGACATTGTGTTTGGATGCCTGCACCTTGGGAGACCTAGCTTTAGTTGGAGAGCTAAGAAACTTAGAAATGCTTAGCTTTTTAAAATCCAAGTTTAGAAAGTTGCCCGAAGAAATAGGGCAATTGACACGTCTGCGATTGTTGGATTTGAATGGTTGCTCTCAACTCGAAGTGATTTCACCTAATGTTATATCAAACTTGAAAAGGTTAGAAAACTTGAGAATGGGTGATAGCTTCAACCGATGGGAGGGTGAAGAAGTCATCAGTagtgaaagaagaaatgcacACCTTGAAGAGCTAAAGCACTTGCCTCAGCTAACTGCTTTACAAATACATATCTCAGATGCTAACATCGTTCCAGCAGATTTGTTTACCACTAGTGAGTTAAAGAGATTCCAAATATGTATTGGTTCTGCGTGGAAATGGGATAATGTGGATGAAGCCCTCAATGTACTAAAGCTCCGACTCACCGCTAGCAATGAATTGGACCAAGGTCTAAGAATGTTGCTAAAAAGAACTGAAGACTTGTACTTGGAGGGGACGGAGGCTGTTAATAATAGTATTGTCTATCAAATAGGTGTCGAAGGTTTTCAGAAATTGAAGCATCTCCATCTCCAAACGACTGCCGAGTTTACGTATATCATAAATGGGAAG GTTAGGTATCCCAACTTGACATGGTTGGGGGTGAATGAACTCAATGGTTTAACATTCTTGTTATCATCTTCAATGGCTAGAAGCCTTGCACAACTCAAACGCCTTCATGTATCAGGATGTCAAATAATGGAAGAGATAGTATCAATAGAAGAATCTGATGAAGAAATTGTAGACAACTTCTTTTGCCAGCTACAAATTCTGGAGCTAAAAGAccttccaaatctcactaaattctGCTCAAGAAACCATATTGAACTTTCAAATCCATCCTCTGGGATACAACACTTTCTTTTTGACAATAAG GTAGAGTTTCCAAACTTGAAGAAGTTATCCATTGATGGTCTAGCAAACTTGACGACAATATGGAACAATCAATTTTCTCTAGAGAGTTCAAAAAATCTAGAGATAATTGAAATTGTTTCATGTGACagtttgaaaagtatttttcCAGTTTTGGTGGCTAGAAATCTCCAGCAGTTAAAAAGGCTGACAGTGAAGAGTTGTGGAGCTCAGGAAATTGTTGCAAAGGAAGAGTCACTACAAACAACACCTAAGTTTGTGTTTCCAAAAGTAACAGAAGTGATTTTTAGTGATATGTCACAACTCAAGAATTTCTACCCAGGAATGCATGTGTCCGGCTGGCCGTCTCTTAATAAGTTGAGGGTGGTAGAATGTGCTAAAGTCAATGTATTTGCCGAGGAAATCTCAAGTTTTCAAGAACATAATGAGCCGGAACGTCTTAGTGTTCTTATCTCGCAGTCTCTCTTTTTAATTGATAAG GATTCATTTCCCAACTTGGAATGGTTGTTCGTGAGAGCAATGGAGCCACTCCCAGCAGCAGCAGCGCAATTGTTTAGCAAACTAAAGCATCTTGAGGTTTGTTGTCCGGAGTCCAAGTCAGTTGTTTTCCTTCACAAATCACTCGACTCAGAAGGAAACAGCAATAGTAGTGCAGTTGGGATTGGGACCCAGCAGCTCCCACATTTAAAAGAGTTGTGGCTTCTTCGAATGGAGAAGCTGACGAATCTAGGccaagatgatgaagaggataaCTTACAATCAGCCCCCCGCATCCCAAATTTTCCCAACTTGGAAATTCTATACGTGAATGGTTGCGACAGCTTAAGGAATCTTAGATCATCAgcaatatccttcaacactctaACAACTCTGCAAGTAAGTGTTTGCAAGGGGCTGAAATACTTGATAACTTACTCCATGGCCAAAAGTTTAACGCAGCTCACAGAATTGGAAGTTGTGGAGTGTAAGAGACTGGTATATATAGTGGCAAGCAATGAAGATGACGATTCATTAGGAAATTATGAGATTACATTCAGGCGGCTGAAACATATGAAACTATCAAGTCTACCAAGAATGCAAGGCTTTTGCTCCAGAAATTGCATTGCTAAATTCCCGTCCTTGAAAACTTCAAGCATGAGCAACCGCCTCAAATTGAAGATTTTCGAAGCTCATAACCAAACGCTACAGCTAACGGACGAAGAGGCAGACACAGATGTCGATTACTTCG AGGCAAGTCTGATTGCTGAGGATAAAAGGAATTCGGCAAGTACTGATTGA